One Thermoanaerobaculia bacterium genomic window carries:
- a CDS encoding plastocyanin/azurin family copper-binding protein encodes MLRRILMVTAIATLAACGGGHSSPTESKSSPPAGTGMTMVQVGDNFFSPQSIQISSGQTVQWTLTGQMTNHTVTDTGGAFDSGFLSRPGATFSHTFTAADAGKTFHYQCQTHASLGMTGIVQVR; translated from the coding sequence ATGCTCCGGAGAATTCTCATGGTGACGGCGATCGCGACGTTGGCGGCCTGCGGCGGAGGTCATTCCTCTCCGACGGAGAGCAAATCGAGCCCTCCCGCCGGTACGGGGATGACGATGGTTCAGGTGGGGGACAACTTCTTCAGCCCGCAGTCCATCCAGATCTCTTCGGGCCAGACCGTCCAGTGGACGTTGACGGGCCAGATGACGAACCACACCGTGACGGACACCGGCGGCGCGTTCGACAGCGGATTTCTCTCCCGTCCGGGCGCGACGTTCTCGCACACGTTCACCGCCGCGGATGCGGGGAAGACGTTCCACTACCAGTGCCAGACGCACGCGAGTCTGGGGATGACGGGCATCGTCCAGGTCCGTTGA